A window from Desulfobulbaceae bacterium encodes these proteins:
- a CDS encoding monovalent cation/H+ antiporter subunit D family protein, translating into MDTLPFLQSTPLLAVLVSTAAVPLIALSGGKPNLREFWTFLAGFIKLALILSMAGYILAGNTYTYELCKILPGLSLKFTVDGFGMLFALVASSLWLITSIYSIGYMRGLDEHAQTRYFCFFALALSATIGVAFSGNLLTMYLFYELLSLSTYPLVTHHQDKEARTGGRKYLTYLLSTSIGLALPAMLATYLIAGTLDFNLHGIFPAETAKSTLVILLIMFLYGFSKAGLMPFHSWLPGAMVAPTPVSALLHAVAVVKVGVFSIGRVLTGIFGITLLSADNLNTIVCVIAGFTVIVSSLIALSQDNLKRRLAFSTVGQLAYIILGIGLASKLGVIGGMSHIAMHAFGKITLFFCAGAIFVATGKKYISEMVGIGRRMPFTMTAFFIGSLGIIGLPPGGGLISKFLMLMGAMEADKLWVLGIYLGSSLLNAAYFLPIVYRAFFCTDEEALFEKKVQEAPFCCLVPPVVTALVSVVLFLFPWLFVSFAEVMYSNF; encoded by the coding sequence ATGGATACGTTACCCTTCCTTCAATCGACACCTTTGCTGGCAGTTCTTGTATCCACCGCAGCAGTGCCGCTGATTGCGTTAAGTGGTGGAAAGCCAAACCTGCGCGAGTTCTGGACCTTCCTGGCGGGCTTTATCAAACTGGCTCTGATCCTGTCCATGGCTGGCTATATTCTGGCTGGTAACACCTATACCTACGAACTATGCAAAATTCTACCTGGGCTGTCCCTAAAGTTTACGGTGGACGGCTTTGGTATGCTGTTTGCCCTGGTTGCTTCGTCCCTGTGGCTTATCACCTCGATCTATTCGATTGGTTATATGCGTGGTCTGGATGAACATGCCCAGACCCGTTATTTCTGCTTTTTTGCCCTGGCCCTTTCTGCCACAATTGGCGTGGCCTTTAGCGGTAATTTGCTGACCATGTATCTCTTTTATGAACTGCTCTCTTTGTCAACCTATCCACTGGTTACCCACCATCAGGACAAGGAAGCGCGGACCGGCGGACGTAAATACCTGACCTATCTGCTCTCGACATCCATTGGACTGGCCCTGCCCGCCATGTTGGCAACCTATTTAATTGCCGGCACCCTGGATTTTAATCTGCATGGTATTTTTCCGGCCGAGACAGCTAAGAGCACCTTGGTTATTTTGCTTATCATGTTTTTATACGGCTTTTCCAAGGCGGGCCTTATGCCCTTTCACTCCTGGCTTCCCGGCGCTATGGTTGCACCAACCCCGGTTTCGGCCTTGCTGCACGCGGTGGCGGTTGTAAAAGTGGGCGTTTTTTCAATTGGCCGAGTTTTGACTGGTATTTTCGGGATTACGCTTTTGTCGGCAGACAATCTCAATACGATTGTCTGCGTGATTGCCGGTTTTACAGTCATCGTATCGTCTCTGATAGCCTTGTCTCAGGATAACTTGAAGCGTCGTCTTGCCTTTTCTACGGTGGGGCAGCTTGCCTATATTATTTTAGGCATTGGCTTGGCTTCAAAATTGGGTGTGATTGGCGGCATGAGCCATATTGCCATGCATGCCTTCGGAAAAATCACCCTGTTTTTCTGTGCGGGGGCCATTTTTGTGGCAACCGGTAAGAAATATATTTCTGAAATGGTCGGTATCGGTCGGCGGATGCCTTTTACGATGACCGCCTTCTTTATTGGATCCTTAGGAATTATAGGACTACCACCCGGTGGTGGCCTGATCAGTAAGTTTCTAATGCTCATGGGCGCTATGGAGGCGGATAAACTCTGGGTTTTAGGCATTTATCTAGGCAGTTCATTGTTAAATGCGGCCTATTTTCTGCCTATTGTTTACAGGGCATTTTTCTGTACCGATGAAGAAGCGCTCTTTGAGAAAAAGGTGCAAGAGGCGCCGTTTTGTTGTCTCGTACCCCCGGTTGTCACAGCTTTGGTGAGTGTTGTACTGTTTCTCTTTCCCTGGTTATTTGTGTCATTTGCCGAGGTGATGTACAGTAATTTTTGA
- a CDS encoding Na(+)/H(+) antiporter subunit D — translation MSSSFPPGLLLLAGAALVPLFRGHLKNIYVILLPVFAFGLIASLPMDATFSVSLIGFDVNLLRVDKLSKAFGYIFTLSAFAAFLYGYYQKGSTEFASALMYIGSALMVVFAGDLITLYIFWEAMAITSVYLVLARKTQKAYQAAFRYVLVHVFGGLVLLAGIILTISQSGSIAFEAFSPQGASLGHWLILAGFLVNAAALPFSSWLPDAYPESTVLGGVILSAYTSKTAVYTLIRGYPGWEILIVIGCLMSVYGIIYALLENDMRRILAYSIINQVGFMVCAVGIGTPLALSGAVAHAFCHIIYKALLWMSAGAVLYRTGKSKCTDLGGLYNTMPWTLIFGGIGALAISSVPLTSGYTSKTIIIAAAANQHLLWAWLVLEIASAGVFLHAGIKFPYFVFFAKDKGLRPKEAPKTMLAAMAFLSFFCIYLGMFPERLYNILPETGLVKSTMPFTFTSIYFDHFGHVVTQSQMLIFSGLVFFLFLPLLKRTDTISIDFDWFYRKGAKLICFILDNSLNSINAYVNKTVALGWTSRLSRFYTFGSARLCLAIVKPFWQLSGISQGELFKSEEKFLRKFEHANFSIGSTALFALGFLLLFFLF, via the coding sequence ATGAGTAGCAGTTTTCCTCCTGGTTTGCTTCTGCTGGCCGGAGCAGCATTAGTGCCGCTTTTTCGCGGCCACCTGAAAAACATTTATGTGATTCTTCTACCTGTGTTTGCCTTTGGCTTGATTGCCAGCCTGCCTATGGATGCCACTTTTTCAGTGTCCTTAATAGGTTTTGATGTGAACCTCCTCCGGGTCGACAAACTGAGCAAGGCCTTTGGGTATATTTTTACCCTTTCGGCCTTTGCCGCCTTTCTGTATGGGTATTACCAGAAAGGCTCCACCGAGTTTGCCAGTGCCCTGATGTATATTGGCAGCGCCTTGATGGTAGTCTTTGCCGGCGACTTGATTACTCTCTATATCTTCTGGGAGGCCATGGCAATCACCTCGGTATATCTGGTGCTGGCCAGAAAGACCCAAAAAGCCTATCAGGCCGCTTTTCGTTATGTTCTGGTCCATGTCTTTGGTGGCCTGGTTCTCTTGGCGGGCATTATTCTAACCATTAGTCAAAGTGGTTCTATCGCTTTTGAGGCCTTTAGTCCCCAAGGGGCCAGCTTGGGTCATTGGTTGATCTTGGCGGGTTTTCTGGTTAACGCTGCGGCCCTGCCTTTTTCATCATGGCTGCCCGATGCCTACCCCGAGTCAACTGTTCTGGGTGGTGTTATCCTCAGTGCCTATACCTCGAAGACAGCAGTTTATACCTTGATTCGAGGCTATCCCGGTTGGGAAATTCTTATCGTTATCGGCTGCCTGATGTCAGTTTATGGAATTATTTATGCCTTGCTTGAAAACGATATGCGCCGTATTCTGGCCTACTCCATTATCAACCAGGTTGGTTTCATGGTCTGCGCCGTAGGTATTGGCACCCCTCTGGCCTTGAGCGGGGCTGTGGCCCACGCTTTCTGTCATATCATCTATAAGGCCCTGTTGTGGATGTCTGCCGGTGCTGTGCTTTACCGAACTGGCAAGAGCAAATGCACTGACCTGGGCGGGCTTTATAATACCATGCCCTGGACTTTAATTTTTGGTGGCATAGGGGCGCTGGCTATCTCTTCTGTTCCCTTAACTTCTGGCTACACTAGCAAGACTATCATAATAGCCGCCGCCGCCAATCAACACCTGTTGTGGGCCTGGCTAGTTCTGGAAATTGCCTCTGCTGGTGTTTTTCTCCATGCTGGCATTAAATTCCCCTATTTTGTCTTTTTTGCCAAAGATAAGGGCTTGCGCCCCAAAGAGGCGCCCAAAACAATGCTGGCTGCCATGGCTTTTTTGTCGTTTTTCTGCATCTATTTAGGCATGTTTCCAGAGAGGCTTTATAATATTTTACCAGAAACCGGGTTGGTTAAATCGACTATGCCGTTTACCTTTACCAGTATTTATTTTGACCATTTTGGTCATGTGGTCACCCAATCCCAGATGCTCATCTTTTCTGGTCTAGTTTTCTTTCTCTTTTTGCCCCTTCTTAAACGAACAGACACTATTTCAATTGATTTTGACTGGTTTTATCGTAAGGGTGCAAAGTTGATTTGCTTTATTTTGGACAACAGCTTAAACAGCATTAATGCCTATGTTAACAAAACAGTTGCTTTAGGCTGGACCTCAAGGCTCAGCCGGTTTTATACCTTTGGTTCGGCACGTCTGTGCCTGGCAATTGTGAAACCATTCTGGCAGTTATCCGGAATTAGCCAGGGAGAGCTCTTTAAGAGCGAAGAGAAGTTTTTGAGAAAGTTCGAACATGCTAATTTCTCAATCGGCAGTACTGCTCTCTTTGCTCTTGGCTTTCTGCTCTTGTTTTTTCTTTTTTAA
- a CDS encoding mechanosensitive ion channel, with protein MSTIANILNKQGWPESIVNLTLTCLSIVIIIIAAFLLLWFSRRLFVPVLERAIIRSSFKWDDFFVERKFFVHLSRLVPIIIIYAASDVFFVDQPVLNKIVKRLAMTLLVLGGAKCLDTLLLVVRDIYQTKPISRDKPIAGYLSVIKIIVYIFAAIFVVAVLTDKSPWGIFSVLGGLTAVLLLIFKDTILGFVASLQLSGNNMVRVGDWIEMPEYKADGDVIDVSIHTVKVKNWDKTITTIPTYALVANSFKNWRGMSESGGRRIKRSIHIDMNSVCFCTEAMLEKFSKFSLITAYIEAKNKEIAEHNQKLGLTANSEVLNGRSQTNIGVFRAYVKAYLQNHPKIHDNMTFLVRHLAPTSKGLPIEIYVFSNDQVWANYESIQADIFDHILAVVPEFGLRVFQEPSGADIQALGRGH; from the coding sequence GTGAGCACAATTGCTAATATATTAAATAAGCAAGGCTGGCCAGAGTCGATTGTCAATCTTACCCTAACGTGTCTGTCTATAGTTATAATCATCATCGCAGCTTTTTTGCTGCTCTGGTTTTCCCGCCGGTTATTCGTCCCTGTACTGGAGAGAGCTATTATTCGTTCAAGTTTTAAGTGGGATGACTTTTTTGTCGAGCGAAAGTTCTTCGTACACCTCAGTCGTTTAGTGCCGATAATTATCATTTATGCGGCTTCAGATGTTTTCTTTGTTGATCAGCCTGTGCTCAATAAAATTGTTAAGCGCTTGGCAATGACTCTTCTCGTTTTGGGAGGGGCAAAATGTTTGGACACCCTGCTTCTTGTGGTTCGGGATATTTACCAAACAAAACCAATATCACGTGACAAGCCCATAGCAGGATATTTGAGTGTTATAAAGATAATCGTTTACATATTTGCGGCAATTTTTGTTGTAGCAGTTCTCACAGATAAATCTCCATGGGGTATTTTTAGTGTTCTTGGTGGGTTGACAGCTGTACTGCTTTTAATCTTTAAGGACACAATCTTAGGTTTTGTCGCCAGTTTGCAGCTTTCCGGAAATAATATGGTTCGGGTGGGCGACTGGATTGAAATGCCCGAGTATAAGGCTGATGGTGATGTGATAGATGTATCAATTCATACGGTTAAGGTCAAGAATTGGGATAAGACAATTACAACAATTCCAACCTATGCGCTCGTTGCTAATTCGTTTAAGAATTGGCGGGGTATGAGTGAGTCTGGCGGTCGGCGGATTAAACGGTCAATTCATATTGATATGAATTCGGTATGCTTTTGTACAGAAGCGATGCTTGAAAAGTTTTCAAAATTTAGTCTCATCACAGCGTATATTGAGGCCAAAAATAAAGAGATTGCTGAGCATAATCAAAAACTTGGACTGACCGCTAATTCAGAGGTCCTTAATGGCAGAAGCCAGACAAATATTGGGGTGTTTCGAGCCTATGTCAAAGCATATCTACAGAACCACCCTAAAATTCACGACAATATGACCTTTCTTGTCAGGCATTTGGCACCGACCTCAAAGGGACTGCCTATCGAGATTTATGTGTTTAGTAATGATCAGGTTTGGGCCAATTATGAAAGTATCCAGGCAGATATCTTTGACCACATTTTAGCTGTTGTTCCGGAGTTTGGTTTACGAGTTTTCCAGGAACCATCCGGGGCAGATATCCAGGCGTTAGGCCGGGGTCACTGA
- a CDS encoding AF1514 family protein, producing MKEIIINISGQEVGQEVAQKIGQVIAEADNPESIVVSRYNRTANACSPCCLKGKLGDTPGWEVYGKNHGGRLKITINDGDYVFIFS from the coding sequence ATGAAGGAAATTATTATCAATATATCTGGGCAAGAGGTCGGGCAGGAAGTTGCCCAGAAAATTGGGCAGGTCATTGCGGAAGCTGATAATCCTGAGAGCATTGTTGTCTCAAGATATAACAGAACCGCGAATGCCTGTTCTCCGTGTTGCTTGAAAGGAAAGTTAGGAGACACTCCTGGTTGGGAAGTTTACGGCAAAAACCATGGCGGTCGCCTAAAAATAACTATCAATGACGGAGACTACGTGTTCATTTTTAGCTAA
- a CDS encoding helix-turn-helix transcriptional regulator, translating into MIKCHLSRLLGEEKKKISDVSRDTGINRGTITRLYHETASRIDLEAVDKLCSYLGCKVGDLFEYIDDPA; encoded by the coding sequence GTGATTAAGTGTCATTTGTCGCGGTTACTTGGGGAAGAGAAAAAGAAAATATCTGATGTGTCGAGAGACACAGGGATTAATCGTGGAACAATCACCCGGCTATATCACGAAACTGCTTCGCGCATCGATCTAGAAGCTGTTGATAAACTCTGCAGTTATTTAGGCTGCAAGGTAGGAGATCTTTTCGAATATATAGATGACCCAGCATAA
- a CDS encoding cation diffusion facilitator family transporter → MNQETLTPEQREFRRKWVVLFSALESLVETGIKITAAILTGSAGLLADSIHSATDVAGSLMVWVGVRLAPHKFKRFPLGFYKIENLMALAIGFAILFGAYEILQVFIAGKNILPQNIPIGITAVLVSMTLDFFWGRFEAKSGRLINSPGIEASGNHTVSDVYSSAVVLVGLIGSLFGFNFDRWAALFVALIIVKMGATIIWDNLKVLLDISLDAKKIESYTDLLLRHPGVTLVKSISGRNAGSFRFLYLDLGVKAYELEQANEIVSSVRMALKENDPAIDMIFVQNAYELPPVVTIIIPSENDGRQVSAHFGKASYLTMLKYNRQTGQYTDLSTEPNPFHQEEKQRGIQLARYISNKGGDSVCCREDLQGKGPGLLLHQLGIDLRHTQSDDMQQLLSDYFGNSVALLAK, encoded by the coding sequence ATGAATCAAGAAACATTAACCCCTGAACAAAGAGAATTCCGGCGCAAATGGGTTGTGTTATTTTCAGCCCTTGAATCGCTGGTTGAGACTGGTATTAAAATTACTGCCGCTATATTGACGGGTAGTGCAGGCCTGCTCGCTGATTCAATTCATTCCGCTACAGATGTTGCCGGTTCGCTTATGGTCTGGGTTGGAGTGCGGCTGGCTCCGCATAAATTCAAACGTTTTCCTTTAGGATTCTACAAGATTGAAAATTTAATGGCCTTAGCCATTGGCTTTGCCATCCTGTTCGGGGCGTATGAGATTCTACAGGTCTTTATTGCCGGAAAAAACATCCTGCCCCAAAATATCCCGATCGGCATTACCGCAGTATTAGTTAGCATGACTCTAGATTTTTTCTGGGGCCGTTTTGAGGCAAAATCGGGCAGGCTGATCAATTCGCCAGGCATCGAGGCCAGTGGTAATCATACGGTGTCAGATGTTTATTCTTCCGCTGTCGTACTCGTTGGTTTAATCGGATCACTCTTTGGCTTTAATTTTGACCGTTGGGCAGCCCTGTTTGTGGCGTTGATAATAGTCAAGATGGGGGCCACTATCATCTGGGATAATCTCAAAGTCCTTCTGGATATTTCACTGGATGCTAAAAAAATAGAATCATATACCGATCTGCTTTTGAGGCACCCCGGTGTTACCCTGGTGAAGTCTATCTCTGGTCGCAATGCCGGAAGCTTCAGGTTTTTATATCTTGACCTCGGGGTAAAAGCCTATGAACTCGAACAGGCAAACGAGATTGTGAGTAGCGTACGGATGGCGCTCAAGGAAAACGATCCCGCCATAGATATGATTTTTGTCCAGAATGCCTATGAGTTGCCCCCTGTCGTGACTATTATTATTCCTTCTGAGAACGACGGCAGGCAAGTATCAGCGCATTTTGGTAAAGCAAGTTATCTGACGATGCTCAAATATAATCGGCAGACAGGGCAGTATACAGATCTTAGCACTGAGCCAAACCCTTTCCACCAGGAAGAGAAGCAGCGAGGTATCCAACTGGCTCGCTATATCTCTAACAAAGGGGGCGACTCGGTTTGTTGTCGAGAGGATTTGCAAGGCAAGGGCCCGGGGCTACTATTGCATCAATTAGGCATTGATCTAAGGCACACCCAGAGTGACGATATGCAGCAATTGCTCAGCGACTATTTTGGCAACAGTGTTGCTCTTTTGGCCAAATAA
- a CDS encoding phosphatase PAP2 family protein has translation MGLISIVDTFDRKVSKSLESFFNKSWLITYVRLVSFSASGIFCFPAYGAILIIANQHAPMVSALIVGECIQLPIIIVLRNLIKRPRPNAVEKDTYYSEWNKYSFPSLHTSRAFMIGLTASSFSSWSLPFLLTAALVIAVSRIVLQKHYLSDIICGAIIGIFSSEVALSFFPHGFSSFILL, from the coding sequence ATGGGACTGATTTCGATAGTTGATACATTTGACAGGAAAGTGTCCAAGTCGCTGGAATCTTTTTTTAATAAGTCCTGGCTAATTACCTACGTGAGATTGGTCAGTTTCAGTGCTTCGGGTATTTTCTGTTTCCCAGCCTATGGAGCTATATTAATAATAGCAAACCAGCATGCCCCCATGGTCAGTGCTCTCATTGTGGGTGAATGTATTCAACTGCCGATTATTATAGTTTTAAGAAATCTCATAAAAAGACCCAGGCCCAATGCCGTTGAAAAGGATACGTATTATTCAGAGTGGAACAAATACTCGTTTCCCTCCCTACACACATCCCGAGCCTTTATGATTGGTCTAACTGCTTCCTCATTTTCAAGCTGGTCATTACCTTTTTTGCTAACAGCAGCCTTAGTTATCGCTGTTAGCCGTATCGTGCTTCAGAAACACTACCTGTCAGATATTATCTGTGGTGCAATAATTGGCATCTTTAGCTCTGAGGTTGCTTTATCCTTTTTCCCGCATGGGTTTAGTAGCTTCATCTTACTATAA
- a CDS encoding (d)CMP kinase yields the protein MSNLIKSVLGTTAGKGGLAGIAISVGTFFVKNILRKKGVSTNIKFIIESILYNKTENRPLPEDVIQQAQAIEKLFDDKHVMPDRIAIDGTPGCGKSTLAKALGQKLNMKVICLDHQDMDVTISFVKAPVIYEHHRLLRTQNIDCFDAIIYIDQPVEMSMKNILKRERGAYLVDIMNFDLLKRIGQKAFSLADGEEISITDSFARVKIRPGNGYNVMGKLSAELREKGMSGVKFDAYNKEQKIFLCEEGEPRKGFAAYVNPHAYEQELLAAVIEGVGGSKKKKSWD from the coding sequence ATGAGCAACTTAATCAAATCAGTGCTGGGTACAACCGCAGGAAAGGGTGGATTGGCGGGCATAGCGATTTCTGTGGGGACGTTTTTTGTTAAGAATATACTGCGCAAAAAAGGGGTTAGTACCAATATTAAATTTATCATTGAATCCATCCTCTATAACAAAACTGAAAACAGACCGCTGCCGGAGGATGTGATCCAGCAGGCACAAGCCATAGAGAAACTCTTTGATGACAAGCATGTTATGCCTGACCGGATAGCTATAGATGGTACGCCTGGTTGCGGTAAATCAACCCTGGCCAAGGCCCTTGGCCAGAAACTGAATATGAAGGTTATCTGTCTGGATCATCAAGACATGGATGTGACGATTTCTTTTGTGAAGGCACCCGTGATTTATGAACACCATCGTCTGTTGCGCACCCAGAATATCGATTGCTTTGACGCTATTATCTACATTGACCAACCCGTAGAAATGTCCATGAAAAATATTTTGAAGCGGGAACGAGGCGCCTATCTGGTTGACATAATGAATTTTGATCTGCTTAAACGGATCGGGCAAAAGGCTTTTTCACTTGCTGATGGGGAAGAGATTTCCATTACTGACAGTTTTGCCAGGGTGAAGATTCGGCCGGGCAATGGCTATAATGTTATGGGGAAATTATCTGCTGAACTGAGGGAGAAAGGCATGAGTGGAGTTAAATTTGACGCCTACAACAAAGAACAAAAGATTTTCCTGTGTGAGGAAGGGGAGCCTAGAAAAGGATTCGCCGCCTATGTGAACCCACATGCCTATGAGCAAGAACTCCTTGCGGCGGTTATTGAAGGGGTGGGCGGTAGCAAGAAGAAAAAGTCATGGGACTGA
- a CDS encoding sigma 54-interacting transcriptional regulator, with product MTRNQDIWRDSIVESIADGVFTIDKDFTITFFNQAAEKITGIAKEKAVGQKCFDVLRANICQTACILKETMLSGKEKTNQEINILTRKGVSIPVSVSASVVRNKQGEIIGGVETIRDLSEIEILRKEVLSKYTFDDIVSKNHIIQDILAVLPDIATSGNPVLIEGPSGTGKELFAKAIHNLSNRKGKFIGVNCAALPDSLLESEFFGYKKGAFTEAKKDKPGRFALAEGGTMLLDEIGDISAALQAKLLRVLEEKEYDPLGATSSIRSDVRIIATTNKSLVELKSSGLFREDLFFRLNVVRIYLPPLSERREDIPLLINHFIKKFNAIKGKNINRLSRKALELMIRYDFPGNVRELANFIEYAFMLCHNRVIDSIHLPNELRYVKSDSHKNDLTQGFSAPELEEKEIILQALQNNNGSRIQTSAFLGIDKSTLWRKMQRLGIEYPTHILPRRT from the coding sequence ATGACAAGAAACCAGGACATATGGCGGGACAGTATTGTCGAGTCTATTGCGGATGGGGTTTTCACAATTGATAAAGACTTTACTATTACCTTCTTTAATCAGGCAGCTGAAAAGATAACCGGCATTGCCAAAGAGAAGGCAGTGGGGCAAAAATGCTTTGATGTGTTGCGTGCCAATATTTGTCAGACCGCATGTATACTGAAGGAAACCATGCTGAGCGGTAAAGAGAAGACCAACCAGGAAATCAATATTTTGACCCGTAAGGGTGTGTCGATTCCGGTCAGTGTCAGTGCCTCGGTTGTTCGCAATAAACAGGGGGAAATCATCGGTGGGGTCGAAACTATCAGGGATCTTTCTGAAATCGAAATTCTTCGCAAAGAGGTGCTCAGCAAATATACCTTTGATGATATTGTCAGCAAAAACCATATAATACAAGATATCCTGGCGGTTCTGCCTGACATTGCAACCAGCGGCAACCCTGTGCTGATTGAGGGGCCAAGTGGCACTGGCAAGGAACTTTTTGCCAAGGCAATCCATAACCTGAGCAACCGTAAAGGGAAGTTTATCGGTGTCAATTGTGCCGCGTTACCTGATAGTTTGCTTGAATCTGAGTTTTTCGGTTACAAAAAAGGTGCTTTTACAGAGGCCAAGAAGGATAAACCAGGACGTTTTGCTCTTGCTGAAGGCGGCACCATGCTGCTTGATGAGATAGGGGATATATCTGCTGCCCTCCAAGCGAAACTGCTGCGGGTTCTTGAGGAAAAAGAGTACGATCCGCTGGGCGCGACTTCCAGCATCAGAAGCGATGTGCGGATTATTGCCACCACCAACAAATCCCTTGTCGAACTTAAATCTAGTGGACTATTCCGTGAGGACCTTTTTTTTCGACTAAATGTTGTGCGGATTTATTTACCACCATTATCAGAAAGGCGCGAGGATATCCCGCTCCTGATTAACCACTTCATCAAAAAATTCAACGCCATCAAGGGAAAAAATATTAACAGGCTCTCACGGAAAGCACTTGAGTTGATGATTCGATACGATTTCCCGGGAAATGTTCGTGAACTGGCGAATTTCATCGAATATGCTTTTATGCTTTGTCATAACAGGGTTATAGACAGTATCCACCTGCCCAACGAATTGCGTTACGTGAAGAGCGACTCCCATAAAAATGATCTTACGCAGGGTTTTTCTGCGCCTGAACTAGAGGAGAAAGAGATCATTCTGCAGGCACTCCAAAATAATAATGGCAGCCGTATTCAGACCTCCGCTTTTCTAGGAATTGACAAATCAACATTATGGCGCAAAATGCAACGTCTCGGAATTGAGTATCCCACCCATATTCTTCCTCGCCGCACTTAA
- a CDS encoding response regulator: protein MENESSLPTILIVDDVPANIQFLAVQLKSRYQIKIATSGEKGLHIAESKNPPDLILLDIMMPEMDGYEVCKRLKGNPKTKNIPVFFVTAMGEVEDETKGLELGAVDYITKPVTPAIINARIKAHLELKKYRDHLEQLVDERTVDLADANIKLRKEIEERIRLEKQEKIILQDKFSNLEQLAVGLAHEVNQPLTYINTVIQVAIDSIKNDKINPEKMLVKFTKAAAQVARIIELTNHLRALRWPSEMQHEQVDLSAVINDSMNVMNEPLKQHAINLNSQIPDDLPPIYGNHHKLEQIFINLTTNAIAALQEQNEKEITVAVVHEKDQVTIRFSDNGCGMVPEVQDKMFEAFFTTKDRGQGAGIGMCIVLDIVSEHHGTISCDSIPGRGTAFSITLPLNRLEP, encoded by the coding sequence ATGGAAAACGAGAGTTCCCTACCCACCATACTGATTGTCGATGATGTCCCTGCCAACATCCAGTTTCTCGCCGTTCAACTAAAAAGTCGCTATCAGATTAAAATTGCCACCAGCGGCGAAAAAGGACTTCACATTGCTGAGTCCAAGAACCCACCTGACCTTATTCTGCTGGACATCATGATGCCTGAGATGGATGGCTATGAAGTTTGTAAAAGACTTAAAGGCAACCCGAAAACCAAAAATATTCCTGTTTTTTTTGTAACTGCGATGGGCGAAGTTGAGGATGAAACCAAAGGGCTTGAACTTGGCGCTGTGGATTACATCACAAAACCCGTTACCCCGGCAATCATAAATGCCAGAATCAAGGCTCACCTGGAACTAAAAAAATACCGCGATCATCTAGAGCAATTAGTTGACGAACGAACTGTCGATCTTGCTGATGCCAATATCAAACTTAGGAAGGAGATCGAAGAACGTATCCGGCTTGAGAAACAGGAAAAGATTATCTTACAAGACAAGTTTTCCAACCTGGAGCAATTGGCCGTAGGACTTGCCCATGAAGTTAATCAGCCACTAACGTACATTAACACCGTGATCCAAGTAGCTATTGATTCGATAAAAAACGACAAGATTAATCCCGAAAAAATGCTCGTAAAGTTCACTAAAGCCGCGGCTCAAGTCGCCAGAATCATCGAACTCACCAACCACCTGCGTGCGTTAAGATGGCCCAGTGAGATGCAGCATGAACAAGTTGACCTGTCAGCTGTCATTAATGATTCGATGAATGTCATGAATGAGCCGCTAAAACAACACGCTATCAATCTTAACAGCCAAATCCCTGATGATTTGCCGCCAATTTACGGAAACCACCATAAACTTGAACAAATTTTCATTAATTTAACCACCAATGCTATCGCTGCACTACAGGAACAAAACGAGAAAGAGATCACAGTCGCGGTAGTACATGAGAAAGATCAGGTGACGATCCGTTTTTCCGATAATGGCTGTGGCATGGTTCCTGAAGTTCAGGATAAAATGTTTGAGGCCTTTTTCACTACAAAGGATCGCGGTCAAGGGGCCGGAATAGGTATGTGCATAGTGCTCGATATTGTATCGGAACATCACGGAACGATATCCTGTGATTCAATACCTGGCCGGGGAACAGCATTTTCAATTACTCTGCCATTAAACAGATTAGAGCCATGA